In Acropora muricata isolate sample 2 chromosome 11, ASM3666990v1, whole genome shotgun sequence, one DNA window encodes the following:
- the LOC136890644 gene encoding uncharacterized protein, translated as MSLQDFNNPRCLKPEGFGRVTRAELHHFADASQEHGYGTVSYLRLINDKGNIHCSFVMGKSRVKPLNGAVTVPKLELAAATLATRINKVVTKELEGRLTIDSVTYWTDSMIVLKYIANEKRRFVTFVANRVTVIRQQSEPSQWRHVRSELNPADYASQGIKASETKKLEKWKNGADFLWKDTKEWPPQPAEVSEELLDSDEGVKREKVTVGAAAVQEGFWNCLFQRYSSWDRLRRIVAWLIRAFRIPVRPQSQIGAHRNSKTISKFSPTPLTVVDVTEAEKKIVKAVQAQSFPVETGKTVLTGQLARLKPFEDEGILRVGGRLKHSELQYDAKYPMILPGKHQVTRLIVLHYHHLNGHVGSHQVVAEIRQRFWIVKGVSSVKRVLSKCHVCKRQSAKLGEQMTAQLPVVRVSSDSERIIYPFAAVGLDYFGPLYVKTGPNTRSKKNATLNKRYGCIFTCLRYRAVHIEVAEDLSTDSFINAVLRFVGRRGPPRIIYSDNGTNFRGAELDVIKALQVWDQEKIKTTLTRRGIDWKFNPPAASHQGGVWERLIRSIRRILYSLVGERLLNDEALRTFLVEVEKILNDRPITPVSSDPQDLEALTPNHILLLRRNPSSAPDVFKESDKFKARWKHIHLLADHFWQRWTKEYLPTLQERQKWLRPQPNFEIGDLVLMADRNTPRGQWPKALVEQTFPDSEGLVRQVVIRTADGVYRRDVRKLCLLEEKLLTRIQEQEKPSRVVFEQ; from the coding sequence ATGAGTTTGCAGGACTTCAACAATCCGCGATGTTTGAAACCGGAAGGCTTCGGTAGAGTCACACGAGCCGAGCTTCACCATTTTGCTGATGCATCCCAAGAGCATGGCTATGGGACAGTTTCGTATTTGCGTCTCATCAATGATAAAGGAAACATCCATTGCAGTTTCGTCATGGGTAAATCCCGTGTGAAACCCCTGAATGGTGCGGTAACTGTGCCAAAATTGGAATTAGCCGCAGCCACCTTAGCAACCCGGATCAACAAAGTCGTTACAAAGGAACTAGAGGGAAGACTGACGATTGACAGCGTTACGTACTGGACTGACTCAATGATAGTCCTGAAGTACATCGCTAATGAGAAGCGAAGATTCGTCACATTTGTCGCCAATCGAGTCACCGTTATACGACAGCAGTCAGAGCCAAGTCAGTGGCGTCACGTAAGATCAGAACTCAATCCTGCGGACTACGCCTCTCAAGGAATCAAAGCCTCAGAGACTaagaaacttgagaaatggAAGAATGGTGCAGATTTCTTGTGGAAGGACACCAAGGAATGGCCTCCACAGCCGGCAGAAGTTTCAGAAGAACTGCTGGATAGTGACGAAGGagtgaaaagagaaaaggtTACAGTGGGAGCAGCTGCTGTACAAGAAGGTTTTTGGAACTGTCTGTTTCAGCGCTATTCAAGTTGGGACCGGCTACGAAGAATAGTTGCTTGGCTCATTCGTGCCTTTCGCATACCCGTACGTCCACAATCACAGATTGGAGCGCACCGAAATTCAAAAACAATCTCAAAGTTCAGTCCTACACCATTGACAGTCGTTGATGTTACTGAGGCAGAGAAGAAGATTGTTAAGGCCGTACAGGCACAGTCGTTCCCTGTTGAGACTGGTAAGACGGTGTTAACAGGTCAACTTGCTCGACTTAAACCATTTGAAGACGAAGGAATACTACGTGTTGGAGGAAGATTGAAGCATTCAGAGCTGCAGTATGATGCTAAGTACCCCATGATACTACCAGGAAAGCATCAAGTTACAAGGTTGATAGTTCTTCATTACCATCATTTGAATGGGCATGTGGGAAGCCATCAAGTTGTTGCTGAAATTAGACAACGGTTCTGGATAGTCAAGGGAGTGTCTTCAGTTAAGCGCGTCCTCAGCAAGTGCCATGTTTGCAAGCGTCAGAGTGCCAAGTTGGGAGAGCAAATGACAGCGCAGCTTCCAGTAGTTCGAGTCTCATCAGACAGTGAGAGAATCATCTATCCATTTGCAGCAGTAGGGCTAGACTATTTTGGACCCCTTTATGTAAAGACCGGGCCCAACACCAGATCAAAGAAGAATGCAACCCTGAACAAGCGCTATGGATGCATCTTCACTTGCTTAAGGTATAGAGCAGTCCACATAGAAGTGGCCGAAGACCTCTCTACGGATAGTTTCATCAATGCAGTTTTGCGCTTCGTCGGTCGACGAGGTCCTCCAAGGATTATCTACAGCGATAATGGTACCAACTTTAGAGGAGCGGAGTTAGACGTCATCAAAGCCTTGCAAGTGTGGGATCAGGAGAAGATTAAGACCACCTTGACCCGAAGAGGTATCGACTGGAAATTCAATCCACCAGCGGCGAGCCACCAAGGTGGAGTTTGGGAAAGACTGATACGTTCCATCAGAAGAATCCTGTACTCATTAGTTGGAGAACGCCTTCTAAATGATGAAGCATTACGGACATTTCTGGTAGAAGTAGAGAAGATTTTGAATGATAGACCTATTACACCAGTTTCAAGTGATCCGCAAGATCTAGAAGCACTAACGCCAAATCACATCCTTCTGTTGCGCAGAAACCCCTCATCTGCTCCAGATGTGTTTAAAGAATCAGATAAGTTCAAAGCAAGATGGAAGCACATTCATCTCCTTGCAGATCATTTTTGGCAACGGTGGACTAAAGAGTACTTGCCAACACTTCAGGAGCGCCAAAAGTGGTTGCGTCCTCAACCAAACTTTGAAATAGGAGATCTGGTTCTAATGGCAGATCGGAACACGCCTCGTGGGCAATGGCCCAAAGCATTGGTTGAGCAGACATTCCCAGATAGTGAAGGATTGGTGCGTCAAGTGGTCATTAGAACGGCAGATGGAGTCTACCGTCGAGATGTGCGAAAGCTCTGTTTGTTGGAGGAGAAGTTACTGACCCGCATTCAGGAACAAGAGAAACCGTCCCGAGTTGTATTCGAGCAATGA